In Kangiella profundi, one DNA window encodes the following:
- a CDS encoding DUF6689 family protein gives MSAFKALALSVAVLFMSLGSIASKANPVELTVQGNKVEAVINLTGNVSADLTLTFENSVGLTADNIGITAELIDITDIDILNRLSDVTNINLQAAFPMLITIEPPSNKGFAFSGLATVDIHTHNLDYLPGTPLRFFKAPLNGQFEDITATMGSGSYRARGTTGKFSQFLIVADLRPVLTVVNTKYNRLSNSLATFSTQIDPVLYSQLSSKLSEVQQLITQQNYTLASNKVDEFSRIIEQADPADIPNVWRSSRDIDNVAGELIAYANTLRFSLRLVN, from the coding sequence ATGTCAGCTTTTAAAGCTCTAGCCTTAAGCGTAGCTGTTCTATTTATGAGCCTTGGCTCAATTGCCAGTAAGGCAAATCCAGTAGAACTTACGGTACAGGGCAATAAAGTTGAAGCGGTAATCAATCTTACAGGGAACGTATCAGCTGATTTAACTTTAACTTTTGAAAATTCTGTGGGATTAACCGCAGACAATATAGGTATTACTGCAGAATTAATTGATATTACCGACATAGATATTCTTAACAGACTGTCCGATGTCACCAATATTAATCTTCAGGCAGCATTTCCAATGCTCATTACCATCGAGCCACCTTCAAATAAAGGATTCGCTTTTTCAGGGTTGGCTACGGTAGATATACACACCCATAATTTAGATTATTTGCCAGGAACTCCTTTACGTTTCTTCAAAGCACCTTTAAATGGTCAGTTTGAAGATATAACTGCGACCATGGGTTCAGGTAGCTACCGTGCACGCGGAACTACAGGCAAGTTTTCGCAATTTCTAATTGTCGCTGATTTGCGACCTGTACTGACTGTTGTAAACACTAAGTACAACCGTTTGAGCAATAGTCTTGCTACATTTTCAACTCAAATCGACCCGGTACTTTATAGTCAGTTAAGCAGTAAGCTAAGTGAAGTTCAGCAACTGATTACTCAGCAAAACTATACCTTGGCTAGTAACAAAGTTGATGAATTCAGTCGAATCATTGAGCAGGCAGATCCAGCTGATATTCCGAATGTCTGGCGTTCAAGTCGTGACATCGACAATGTTGCCGGTGAGCTGATTGCGTATGCCAATACGCTAAGATTCAGCCTGCGTCTTGTTAACTAA
- a CDS encoding FHA domain-containing protein, producing the protein MPAKITVCYSDQPATEAFLYEQSDYRIGRASSCDLVLRHPTVSRQHALMSHLADGWHLNDQSSQNGTKVNGVKVEASLLNGNELISVGEVDCLFEAKTAQQLQAIESHNQWRLEQSKSINHVADGLLVETLQEQLNSVISLMGTQRGLVMLGNDFQSLKVGAVLGMSNADFDNRSFEGSVGAMMKAINSANPVVAMDVSQDAMLAKRESVQRKQIAALACVPLFSDNQLIGVVYTDSKESTKVLTDLDMDILSIISQQITLSSEAIVLQNQITNLMNRVPESRSYDSLLNKPILQLVH; encoded by the coding sequence ATGCCAGCAAAAATAACGGTCTGCTATTCAGACCAACCCGCAACCGAAGCATTTCTTTATGAGCAGTCCGACTATCGAATTGGTCGGGCTAGCTCCTGTGATTTGGTCTTGAGGCATCCCACGGTTTCTAGGCAGCATGCACTCATGTCACATCTCGCTGATGGCTGGCATTTGAACGATCAGTCGAGCCAGAATGGTACAAAAGTCAATGGTGTAAAAGTCGAGGCCAGCTTGCTAAATGGAAATGAACTTATTTCTGTAGGGGAAGTTGATTGTTTATTTGAAGCAAAAACGGCACAACAATTACAAGCAATCGAGTCCCACAATCAATGGCGTCTTGAGCAATCTAAATCAATAAACCATGTTGCAGATGGATTGCTGGTTGAAACGCTGCAGGAACAACTCAATTCCGTTATCAGTTTAATGGGCACTCAACGAGGTCTTGTAATGCTTGGTAACGACTTTCAAAGCCTAAAAGTCGGAGCTGTTCTTGGCATGTCCAATGCAGACTTTGACAACCGTTCTTTTGAAGGGAGTGTCGGCGCTATGATGAAAGCTATCAATAGTGCTAATCCGGTAGTAGCAATGGACGTCAGTCAGGACGCCATGCTTGCTAAGCGCGAAAGTGTTCAGCGCAAGCAGATTGCTGCACTGGCCTGCGTTCCACTATTTTCAGATAACCAATTAATTGGTGTGGTTTATACGGACAGTAAAGAGTCCACCAAAGTATTAACTGATTTAGACATGGATATTTTATCCATTATCAGTCAGCAGATAACATTAAGTTCCGAAGCCATAGTTTTACAGAATCAAATAACCAATCTCATGAATCGGGTGCCAGAATCAAGAAGTTATGATAGCCTGTTAAATAAACCGATATTACAACTCGTGCATTAA
- a CDS encoding S8 family peptidase yields the protein MNTQIKRLALAATLAGFSMNAAAEAVIGSELQQNLQTMSVTESTMAVVTFDQLDQLAPEQIQSLMDLGITEGVQFQSLPIIGVVATPLQIEQISKMDGVRSVFANRSLKYFNAEARELTGAEKLQSEEFVQQNGIGFTGKGVTIMVNDSGIDATLADLEYGSKVVENVQAIAHAQALTLTPVRGVWIEGQLNTDLNVGHGTHCAGTVAGWGTHSDGKYKGAAPDAELVGYGSGAGLSILDALGGYDYAITHIYDFNSPIRVMSNSWGSSGKYEPNGPISVASYKAYKLGMISVFAAGNDGPGEDTHNPYAQIPWGMSVGAGTKQGTLIDFSSRGQRDETGTFTMPDGTEWTYSNEVSVVAPGVDIISTRAKTNLVSNGGDADLDAIETEYLPYYTMISGTSMATPHVAGIIALMLEANPNLTPLETKRLIQETATNMPGYERWEVGAGYVNAYAAVAAALNYDAGHKVTVNNFNSFNGNSIVLPPAEPEAFEVLYSPVGEPDVHEFTVGPDAVFISASAESLANTIKLKLEAPDGTEYFGNLTLPVLTTSMRVSAPAQEGTWKLSAYGLTSLSGVEADPTGATNGPGVPEVVSGQIGIFTSGGYEGLDDIAGHPAENAIQFATSERLVDSFNDKFFRPDRALKRKELAQYLVMGAAVRQYRDLLNEEQVNFTDVGLELAAYAESASAKGGALKDRVQIQQPVMLSDGGKFRPNDNVSRVELAYSLVQSLGLETEAQAFSGDITVDYNGQAIPVLDQGDIPAELRGYVQLALDLSIVGVRFNVEQGPFDLQPKLVAYFEPGESISRAEYAVLIGRFYDSYYQ from the coding sequence ATGAACACACAAATCAAACGACTAGCGCTGGCGGCGACATTAGCTGGCTTTAGCATGAACGCAGCAGCAGAAGCCGTTATCGGCAGTGAGCTGCAGCAGAACTTACAAACCATGTCAGTTACCGAAAGCACTATGGCTGTAGTAACTTTCGATCAACTTGACCAGCTGGCACCAGAGCAAATCCAGTCTTTGATGGACTTGGGAATTACTGAAGGTGTTCAGTTCCAATCTCTGCCAATCATCGGTGTTGTTGCAACTCCGCTACAGATTGAGCAAATCAGCAAAATGGATGGCGTCCGTTCTGTTTTTGCCAATCGCAGCCTGAAATATTTTAACGCTGAAGCTCGCGAGTTAACGGGTGCTGAAAAGTTGCAAAGTGAAGAGTTCGTACAGCAAAACGGTATTGGCTTTACCGGTAAAGGCGTTACCATCATGGTCAACGATTCAGGTATCGATGCGACTCTGGCTGATCTTGAATACGGCTCAAAAGTAGTCGAGAACGTTCAGGCCATTGCTCATGCTCAGGCATTAACGCTAACTCCTGTACGTGGGGTCTGGATTGAAGGTCAGTTAAATACGGATCTAAACGTTGGTCATGGTACCCACTGTGCGGGTACTGTTGCAGGCTGGGGTACTCATTCAGATGGCAAGTATAAAGGTGCTGCTCCAGATGCTGAGTTAGTCGGTTATGGTTCGGGAGCGGGTCTATCGATTCTGGATGCTTTGGGTGGTTATGATTACGCCATTACCCATATCTATGATTTTAATTCGCCGATTCGAGTGATGAGCAATTCCTGGGGATCAAGCGGTAAATATGAACCGAATGGTCCTATTTCTGTAGCATCTTACAAAGCTTATAAGTTGGGTATGATTTCAGTTTTCGCTGCCGGTAACGATGGCCCAGGCGAAGATACCCATAACCCATATGCTCAAATTCCCTGGGGCATGTCGGTAGGTGCTGGTACAAAGCAGGGTACGTTGATTGACTTTTCTTCTCGTGGTCAGCGCGATGAAACTGGCACATTTACAATGCCTGATGGTACTGAGTGGACATATAGCAATGAAGTGTCTGTTGTTGCTCCTGGTGTCGATATTATTTCAACCCGTGCTAAAACTAATCTGGTTTCCAATGGAGGCGATGCAGACTTAGATGCTATCGAAACAGAGTATCTTCCTTATTACACAATGATTTCTGGTACTTCGATGGCAACACCGCACGTTGCAGGTATTATTGCACTGATGCTTGAAGCCAATCCTAATCTTACACCGCTCGAGACTAAGCGTTTGATTCAAGAAACTGCAACCAATATGCCTGGCTATGAGCGTTGGGAAGTAGGTGCGGGTTATGTGAATGCCTACGCGGCAGTAGCAGCTGCCCTCAATTACGATGCTGGTCATAAAGTCACGGTAAACAACTTTAATAGCTTCAACGGTAACTCAATTGTACTTCCACCTGCAGAGCCAGAAGCTTTTGAAGTTCTGTATTCGCCAGTTGGTGAGCCAGATGTTCATGAATTTACCGTTGGTCCTGATGCCGTATTTATTTCTGCTTCTGCTGAGTCTTTGGCTAATACCATCAAGCTCAAACTGGAAGCGCCTGATGGAACCGAGTACTTTGGCAACTTGACCTTGCCGGTTCTTACAACGTCGATGCGTGTGTCAGCACCTGCTCAAGAAGGTACATGGAAGCTTTCTGCTTATGGCTTAACGTCGCTATCTGGGGTTGAAGCTGACCCAACTGGAGCAACTAATGGACCAGGTGTTCCAGAAGTCGTCAGTGGGCAAATTGGCATCTTTACTTCGGGTGGTTATGAAGGTCTTGATGATATTGCCGGACATCCAGCTGAAAACGCCATTCAGTTCGCAACCAGCGAGCGTTTAGTTGATAGCTTTAACGACAAGTTCTTCCGTCCGGATCGAGCCTTAAAACGTAAAGAGTTGGCTCAGTATTTAGTGATGGGGGCTGCTGTTCGTCAATATCGTGACTTGTTAAACGAAGAGCAAGTTAACTTTACTGATGTAGGGCTAGAGTTAGCGGCTTATGCAGAGTCTGCCAGTGCTAAAGGCGGTGCTTTAAAAGACCGTGTTCAAATACAGCAACCAGTAATGTTGAGCGATGGTGGTAAATTCCGTCCAAATGACAATGTAAGCAGAGTAGAGTTAGCTTACTCTCTGGTACAAAGCTTAGGTTTGGAAACAGAAGCACAGGCTTTCAGCGGCGATATAACGGTCGACTACAATGGTCAGGCTATACCTGTTCTTGACCAGGGCGATATCCCTGCTGAGCTTCGCGGTTATGTCCAATTAGCGCTTGATTTATCAATAGTTGGCGTCCGCTTTAATGTTGAACAGGGTCCATTCGACCTTCAGCCTAAATTAGTTGCTTACTTCGAGCCTGGTGAATCAATTAGCCGTGCGGAGTACGCTGTATTAATTGGTCGCTTTTACGATTCGTATTATCAATAA
- a CDS encoding S8 family serine peptidase produces MKPTVSIITASVLAAVAGTAHADAIIGPELTEMLPTALTPTKVIVTTHDQSQLNDVMANLGQPYLAMKTLPMAGATLTKAQINALAKDERVKSIYYDAPLKYYNYNSGEITGGHYVHDVENVTGRGATIAVLDSGVDATHPDLQLGSKVVQNVKIVGDLDLAGGLNVFLEGVPNSDTSSGHGSHVAGTVAGTGAASADDARRANYHDGIAPDAKLVGLGAGDAISILYALAGFDYAIGNKEKYGIDVITNSWGSSGGAEFDPNNPTNQASYEAYKQGIIVTFAAGNDGPGDNTLNPYGVAPWTINVAAGTEDRGLANFSSRGVAGDEFKAPDVTAPGSNIISTKALNTVLPLLGPVLDPEYPEYDVYYAGMSGTSMATPFVAGVAGLLLEVNPDLSPDQIEEIIRDTADPMEGFEFHQVGGGYINVKAAVEKARVTEGKRAEFMAGATKWSSQGNWKVVSETDSMIDYVSRWSTKSDADSTDGSYQQSRRNNAEVMFNFIGDSIQILYTANSKGGHGEVFLNGQSKGIIDFYSPETSSKSFVLRDLDTSQVHSLSIKNVEGTINFDGLKMDGQLVDNGTSINTDQQVIEGNIGPSAENIQFNDHVISVGADAVAIDAVLSWGGVADLDFQMLDAEGNVVASSASLDNPEVISFRPEQAGDYTLRVNGYISVSTDYTIDVEVSNLIQ; encoded by the coding sequence ATGAAACCAACTGTATCAATTATCACAGCCAGTGTTTTGGCAGCCGTAGCAGGGACCGCTCACGCAGACGCTATTATCGGACCTGAGTTAACAGAAATGTTACCTACAGCGTTAACGCCAACCAAAGTTATTGTGACTACCCATGACCAATCGCAACTTAATGATGTCATGGCAAACCTTGGTCAGCCATACTTGGCGATGAAAACCTTGCCAATGGCTGGTGCAACTCTAACCAAAGCGCAAATTAATGCACTTGCCAAAGATGAGCGCGTCAAAAGTATCTACTATGATGCTCCTTTGAAATATTACAACTACAACTCTGGTGAAATCACTGGCGGACATTATGTTCATGACGTTGAGAATGTCACGGGCCGTGGTGCTACTATTGCTGTATTAGATTCAGGTGTTGATGCTACACACCCTGACTTACAGTTAGGCTCTAAAGTTGTACAGAACGTCAAAATCGTTGGCGATCTCGATTTAGCTGGCGGTTTGAATGTGTTCCTTGAGGGTGTTCCAAACAGTGACACCAGTTCAGGTCACGGTTCCCACGTTGCAGGTACGGTAGCGGGTACTGGTGCAGCTTCTGCCGATGATGCTCGCCGTGCAAATTACCACGACGGTATCGCTCCTGATGCGAAACTGGTAGGTTTAGGTGCTGGTGATGCCATCTCGATTCTTTATGCACTGGCTGGTTTTGATTATGCCATTGGTAATAAAGAGAAATACGGTATTGATGTTATTACCAACAGTTGGGGGAGTTCCGGTGGAGCAGAGTTTGATCCAAACAACCCTACCAATCAGGCATCATACGAAGCCTATAAGCAGGGCATTATTGTAACATTCGCTGCTGGTAACGACGGCCCGGGTGATAATACTCTTAACCCTTATGGTGTTGCTCCATGGACTATCAACGTTGCGGCTGGTACCGAAGATCGCGGTTTAGCTAACTTCTCTAGTCGTGGTGTTGCAGGAGACGAATTCAAAGCTCCTGATGTGACTGCACCAGGCAGTAATATCATTTCTACAAAAGCATTGAATACAGTACTACCATTACTAGGTCCAGTGCTTGACCCTGAATATCCAGAGTATGATGTTTATTATGCAGGAATGAGCGGTACTTCTATGGCTACTCCATTCGTTGCTGGTGTAGCAGGCTTACTTCTAGAGGTTAATCCTGATCTATCTCCTGACCAGATTGAAGAAATCATTCGTGATACTGCTGACCCAATGGAAGGTTTTGAATTCCATCAAGTGGGTGGCGGTTATATCAACGTTAAAGCTGCTGTAGAAAAAGCTCGTGTTACTGAAGGTAAGCGTGCTGAATTTATGGCTGGCGCAACAAAGTGGTCATCTCAGGGCAACTGGAAAGTAGTTTCAGAGACTGATTCTATGATCGACTATGTGTCACGCTGGAGCACTAAATCTGATGCGGATAGCACTGACGGCAGCTACCAACAAAGCCGACGCAATAATGCCGAAGTAATGTTTAACTTCATCGGTGATAGCATTCAGATTCTTTACACAGCCAACTCAAAAGGTGGACATGGTGAAGTTTTCTTGAATGGTCAAAGTAAAGGCATCATAGATTTCTATTCACCTGAAACTAGCTCGAAGTCATTCGTGTTGCGTGACCTGGACACTTCACAAGTACACAGCCTGTCTATCAAAAATGTTGAAGGAACCATTAACTTTGATGGCCTGAAAATGGATGGTCAACTTGTTGATAATGGAACCTCAATCAATACTGACCAGCAAGTTATTGAAGGCAACATTGGTCCATCGGCTGAAAACATCCAATTCAATGATCATGTCATTAGCGTTGGCGCTGATGCAGTAGCGATTGATGCGGTATTGAGCTGGGGCGGTGTTGCTGACTTGGACTTCCAAATGCTAGATGCTGAAGGAAATGTTGTTGCTAGCAGTGCGTCTCTGGATAACCCTGAAGTTATTTCATTCAGACCAGAACAGGCAGGTGACTACACCTTACGCGTAAACGGATATATCAGCGTTTCAACTGACTACACAATCGATGTAGAGGTTTCAAACCTGATTCAGTAA